One Hevea brasiliensis isolate MT/VB/25A 57/8 chromosome 5, ASM3005281v1, whole genome shotgun sequence genomic region harbors:
- the LOC110636288 gene encoding uncharacterized protein LOC110636288 — MSKYPFDKNHRRFQASWFKLFPELLEYSPTKDAAFFLLCYLFNKPSGRPGSCAFIVKGFHTWEKVNDRKNCAFLCQVGKDPNSLHKVTMKKSRDLMNQNQHIERVIEKKSCQKIENNHLRLKVSCDAIKWLTFQACALRGHDESSNSKNRGNFIELIKLLSSYNDKVESVVQDAIRDEIGDGKFCIIIDEARDESRKEQMAIVLRFVDKDGYVRERFFDLVHVLDTTALTLKKEISDVLARHNLSIKNIRGQGYDGASNMCGKWFGLQALFLSECPYAYYIHCFSHRLQLALVMTPREKLSTISELCQYLVKSRKSTIYPLIDRFVRLVLTLPVSTATTERAFLAMSHVKTKLRNKMGDDFLANSFITH, encoded by the exons ATGTCTAAATATCCTTTTGATAAGAATCATCGTCGCTTTCAAGCTTCATGGTTTAAGCTCTTTCCTGAATTGTTGGAATATTCTCCAACTAAAGATGCAGCTTTTTTTCTTCTCTGTTATCTTTTTAATAAGCCTTCTGGACGTCCCGGTTCTTGTGCATTTATAGTTAAGGGATTCCATACATGGGAAAAAGTAAATGATAGGAAAAACTGTGCTTTCTTATGTCAAGTGGGAAAAGATCCTAACTCATTACATAAGGTTACAATGAAAAAGTCTAGAGATCTTATGAACCAAAATCAGCATATTGAGAGGGTGATTGAAAAGAAATCTTgtcaaaaaattgaaaataaccatCTAAGGTTAAAAGTCTCATGTGATGCTATTAAATGGTTGACATTCCAAGCTTGTGCTTTGAGAGGTCATGATGAAAGCTCCAATTCAAAAAATAGGGGCAACTTCATTGAATTGATTAAACTTTTAAGCTCCTATAATGACAAGGTGGAATCGGTG GTACAAGATGCAATTCGTGATGAGATTGGAGATGGAAAATTTTGCATTATTATTGATGAGGCTCGTGATGAATCAAGAAAAGAGCAAATGgccattgtgttgagatttgttGATAAAGATGGCTATGTACGAGAGCGTTTTTTTGATCTAGTTCATGTCCTTGATACTACTGCTTTAACTTTGAAAAAGGAAATTTCAGATGTTCTTGCTCGGCACAATTTGAGTATAAAAAATATTCGAGGTCAAGGTTATGATGGAGCTAGTAATATGTGTGGGAAATGGTTTGGACTACAAGCCTTATTTTTGAGCGAATGTCCATATGCCTATTACATACATTGTTTCTCTCATAGGCTCCAATTAGCATTGGTTATGACACCTAGAGAG AAATTATCAACTATCTCTGAATTGTGCCAATATTTAGTGAAATCAAGGAAGTCAACTATTTATCCTCTTATTGATAGGTTTGTTAGACTTGTTTTGACACTTCCAGTCTCAACTGCTACTACTGAGCGAGCTTTCTTAGCTATGAGTCATGTAAAGACTAAGCTTCGTAATAAGATGGGAGATGATTTTCTTGCAAATTCCTTCATTACACATTGA